Proteins encoded within one genomic window of Humulus lupulus chromosome 1, drHumLupu1.1, whole genome shotgun sequence:
- the LOC133790974 gene encoding protoporphyrinogen oxidase 1, chloroplastic → MAMSMANSTSISVTLTHLPNCNFRHSFLPNSNSKPKPTRIRCESTISPARLSTQPNLDGALADTVVVGGGISGLCIAQALATKHPNAAPNLILTEATDRVGGNITTIQRDGYLWEEGPNSFQPSDPMLTMAVDSGLKEELVLGDPTAPRFVLWNGKLRPVPSSPKDLPFFDLMSIPGKLRAGFGALGIRPPPPVHEESVEEFVRRNLGDEVFERLIEPFCSGVYAGDPSKLSMKAAFGKVWKLEQNGGSIIGGTFKAIQERNKAPKPPRDPRLPKPKGQTVGSFRKGLAMLPNAIASRLGSKVKLSWKLSSVSKLDNGGYSLTYETPEGLVTLQAKSVIFTVPSHVASSLLRPLSDVAADSLAKFYYPPVAAVSISYPKDAIRPECLIDGELKGFGQLHPRSQGVETLGTIYSSSLFPNRAPSGRILLLNYIGGATNTGILSKTEGELVKSVDRDLRKILISPNAPDPLTLGVRVWPQAIPQFLVGHLDILDSAKGALRDNGLQGLFLAGNYVSGVALGRCVEGAYDVAAEVASFLLQYSYK, encoded by the exons ATGGCAATGTCAATGGCCAATTCCACCTCCATTTCAGTCACCCTCACCCACCTTCCCAACTGCAATTTCCGCCACTCTTTCCTTCCCAATTCCAATTCTAAACCCAAACCCACTCGCATTCGATGTGAATCCACCATTTCCCCCGCCAGGCTATCCACGCAACCCAACCTAGACGGGGCCCTCGCCGACACCGTAGTCGTTGGCGGAGGAATCAGCGGCCTCTGCATCGCCCAGGCTCTCGCCACCAAGCACCCCAACGCCGCTCCTAACCTCATTCTCACGGAGGCCACCGATCGCGTTGGAGGTAACATCACCACCATCCAGAGGGACGGGTATCTATGGGAGGAGGGCCCCAATAGTTTTCAGCCCTCGGATCCTATGCTGACCATGGCG GTGGATAGTGGGTTGAAGGAGGAGCTGGTTCTGGGGGATCCTACCGCACCTCGATTCGTATTGTGGAATGGGAAGCTGAGGCCGGTCCCCTCCAGCCCAAAGGATTTGCCTTTCTTTGACTTGATGAGCATTCCGGGAAAGCTCAGGGCTGGCTTTGGAGCCCTTGGCATTCGTCCTCCTCCTCCA GTACATGAGGAATCTGTTGAAGAGTTTGTACGCCGTAATCTGGGCGATGAAGTTTTCGAACGCTTGATAGAGCCCTTTTGTTCAG GTGTTTATGCTGGTGATCCTTCCAAATTAAGCATGAAAGCAGCATTTGGCAAAGTTTGGAAGCTAGAGCAAAATGGAGGTAGTATCATAGGTGGAACTTTCAAAGCAATCCAAGAGAGAAATAAAGCTCCTAAGCCACCCCGAGACCC GCGTCTACCAAAACCCAAGGGCCAAACAGTTGGATCTTTCAGGAAGGGACTTGCAATGTTGCCAAATGCAATAGCTTCAAG GTTGGGTAGCAAAGTGAAATTATCTTGGAAGCTTTCTAGTGTCAGTAAGTTGGATAACGGAGGCTACTCTTTGACGTATGAAACACCAGAAGGATTGGTTACATTGCAGGCTAAAAGTGTTATCTTTACTGTTCCTTCCCATGTCGCAAGCAGTTTGTTGCGCCCTCTATCT gATGTTGCTGCAGATTCATTGGCAAAGTTTTATTATCCTCCAGTTGCAGCTGTATCGATTTCATATCCAAAGGATGCTATTCGGCCTGAATGCTTGATAGATGGTGAACTCAAGGGTTTTGGTCAATTGCATCCTCGCAGCCAAGGGGTTGAAACTTTAG GAACTATATACAGTTCGTCTCTCTTTCCTAATAGGGCACCAAGTGGAAGGATTCTGCTTCTAAACTACATAGGAGGTGCCACGAATACGGGAATTTTGTCCAAG ACGGAGGGTGAACTTGTGAAATCGGTCGATAGGGATTTGAGGAAGATCCTGATAAGTCCAAATGCCCCGGATCCACTTACTCTCGGCGTGAGAGTATGGCCACAAGCCATTCCACAATTCTTAGTTGGTCATTTGGATATTCTTGATTCTGCCAAAGGTGCTCTAAGGGATAATGGGTTGCAGGGCCTGTTTCTGGCAGGCAACTACGTATCCGGGGTAGCCTTGGGCCGATGTGTGGAAGGCGCATACGATGTTGCTGCCGAGGTTGCAAGTTTCCTCTTGCAGTACTCATATAAGTAG